The Toxorhynchites rutilus septentrionalis strain SRP chromosome 3, ASM2978413v1, whole genome shotgun sequence genome includes a region encoding these proteins:
- the LOC129773294 gene encoding uncharacterized protein LOC129773294: MSDAEEIFKSKKIKLSVSKFGQLIDPQTMQCHDVHKFTWETANRLTLEVITLDAAIVSLCLPDRDFAPEEVILGTGSLDTYLQYALQNLSSSVQSNPLKKRKQPFQRIWSPYVRGADLVLTNVILNESCNAMVQIKFEVTPNNVIRISYHVASDSTHRLDTTHRIALNLGGRLSGHVGTYDHVVQLNAGSYYRVVGNRLRESDERNPSEDLADLRVAHHVGMAIHRSDREGFSGVYKLSEMPSRKFDARLIHVGSGRVMELYSDFKWLRFSTMDDLTNPTDSIAPFYGKLGVNRIEQIFDMNRLIHSVVRFVEGDEDEKSVSGTINESEIRHLIDDVLLKNIEEKIQTLKEAGILTVREAREIIEDLLLMSLDRISEISIDAEPMNEEGIRMLIEDLVSDIIPRPSVYGIEGTESKLISDVPERIYSASSDVAVEADSETVDEMDVFHGFQKHCGILLQLRAVPFHRRCKRKSMFSQPNHVRKHPELVFNHSVVMKFGLCKIPSESKNKTRPSK, from the coding sequence ATGTCAGACGCTGAGGAAATTTTCAAATCGAAGAAAATCAAATTATCCGTTTCGAAATTCGGTCAACTAATTGATCCACAAACGATGCAATGTCACGACGTTCACAAATTTACCTGGGAGACGGCGAATCGCCTAACTTTAGAAGTTATCACTCTCGACGCCGCCATCGTAAGTCTCTGCCTTCCAGATAGGGACTTCGCCCCCGAAGAAGTAATTCTTGGTACCGGAAGTCTAGACACGTATCTCCAATATGCTCTTCAAAACCTTTCCTCATCTGTTCAATCAAACCCACTTAAGAAAAGAAAACAACCTTTCCAGCGAATTTGGTCACCATACGTTCGCGGGGCAGATTTGGTTCTGACCAATGTGATTCTCAACGAAAGTTGTAACGCAATGGTTCAAATCAAGTTCGAAGTTACCCCCAATAACGTAATCCGTATCAGCTATCATGTTGCGAGCGACAGCACTCACCGCTTGGATACGACCCATCGGATCGCACTAAACCTAGGAGGTAGACTGTCGGGACATGTCGGCACGTACGATCACGTTGTTCAGTTGAACGCCGGAAGCTACTACAGAGTCGTAGGGAATCGTTTGAGGGAGAGTGACGAACGAAACCCATCGGAGGACTTGGCTGATTTGAGAGTGGCACATCATGTTGGTATGGCTATCCATCGATCGGACCGCGAAGGGTTTAGTGGTGTCTATAAACTATCGGAAATGCCGAGTCGGAAATTCGACGCCAGATTGATTCATGTAGGGTCAGGAAGGGTAATGGAACTTTATTCCGATTTCAAATGGTTGCGGTTCTCAACGATGGACGACTTAACAAATCCAACTGACTCAATCGCTCCGTTCTACGGAAAACTGGGAGTGAACAGAATTGAGCAAAtattcgacatgaatcgattGATACATTCAGTTGTCCGCTTCGTAGAAGGCGACGAGGACGAGAAGAGTGTTTCGGGAACGATAAATGAGTCGGAAATTCGTCATTTAATAGATGATGTACTCCTCAAGAATATAgaagaaaaaattcaaactctGAAAGAAGCTGGCATTTTGACAGTAAGGGAGGCTCGTGAAATAATTGAAGACTTGTTGCTTATGAGTTTGGATAGAATCAGCGAAATTAGTATTGACGCAGAGCCGATGAACGAAGAAGGTATTCGGATGCTGATTGAAGATCTAGTCTCGGATATCATACCGAGACCGAGTGTGTACGGCATTGAGGGAACTGAAAGCAAACTTATCAGCGATGTACCAGAGCGAATTTATTCGGCCTCGAGTGATGTTGCTGTTGAAGCGGATTCTGAgacagttgatgaaatggatgTTTTTCATGGATTTCAGAAACACTGCGGTATTCTGCTGCAACTTCGTGCGGTACCTTTTCACAGAAGATGtaaacgaaaaagtatgttTTCGCAGCCCAATCACGTTCGGAAGCATCCTGAGCTCGTTTTCAATCACAGCGTTGTTATGAAATTTGGATTATGCAAAATTCCATCTGAAAGCAAAAATAAAACGCGTCCCTCTAAATAG